A genomic window from Sulfurospirillum multivorans DSM 12446 includes:
- a CDS encoding ABC transporter permease, with product MQKNLSLYLVKKYLRFDKSQPFITVISLLAFFGVAIGLTVLMVAMAIMNGFDKEFEKKLFTMNYPLSIYSRSFSPVDQAQLNTLKEQFPKLLFSPYISTQVIIKKGNRLEGGMLFGVHFEQEAKINSIVAEAIQGKTLDKYDLITGSEIAKTHQFSPDEKATLIFTKNDPGGMSLIPKMKRFNYQGSFRSGLMAYDKAYMYTTLESLAQVMQYDEGHFDGVHIYSDNPLVDIEKIRKVLPDDLGIVGWWQMNGNFFAALALEKRALFIVLMLIILIASLNIISSLLMTVMNRRKEIALLLSLGAYKKEIKNTFFYLGLVIGGGGMVFGILLGSLALFVLGSFDIISLPADVYGTARLPLDLSMLDFVLTVVGTSVIVALSSYYPAYKATQINVLDTLRNE from the coding sequence GTGCAAAAAAATCTGAGTCTCTACCTTGTCAAAAAGTATTTGCGATTTGACAAGTCACAACCTTTTATTACCGTTATTTCGCTTTTAGCATTTTTTGGTGTGGCGATTGGACTGACTGTTTTGATGGTTGCCATGGCGATTATGAATGGATTTGATAAGGAGTTTGAAAAGAAACTCTTTACGATGAATTATCCACTCTCCATCTATTCGCGTAGTTTTTCGCCTGTGGATCAAGCGCAACTCAATACGCTCAAAGAGCAATTTCCCAAACTTCTTTTTAGCCCCTATATTTCGACGCAAGTGATTATTAAAAAAGGCAATCGTTTAGAAGGTGGAATGCTCTTTGGAGTCCATTTTGAGCAAGAAGCGAAGATTAATTCCATTGTTGCTGAGGCGATTCAGGGTAAAACACTGGATAAATACGACCTCATTACGGGCAGTGAGATCGCTAAAACCCACCAATTTTCACCTGACGAAAAAGCAACACTTATTTTCACAAAAAACGATCCAGGTGGCATGAGCCTCATTCCGAAGATGAAACGCTTTAACTATCAAGGCTCTTTTCGTTCAGGGTTGATGGCGTATGATAAAGCTTACATGTACACTACGCTGGAATCCTTGGCGCAAGTGATGCAGTACGATGAGGGACATTTTGATGGTGTTCATATCTATTCGGATAATCCTTTAGTAGACATTGAAAAAATCCGTAAAGTGCTTCCTGATGATTTAGGTATTGTCGGTTGGTGGCAGATGAATGGTAACTTTTTTGCAGCCCTTGCCCTTGAAAAGCGCGCACTTTTTATTGTGTTAATGCTGATTATTTTGATCGCATCCTTAAACATCATCAGTTCTCTTTTGATGACGGTAATGAACAGGCGTAAAGAAATCGCTCTTTTACTCTCCCTTGGAGCATATAAGAAAGAGATAAAAAATACCTTCTTTTACCTTGGGTTAGTCATTGGGGGAGGGGGAATGGTGTTTGGCATTCTTTTAGGCTCTTTAGCCCTTTTTGTTTTAGGTTCATTTGACATTATCTCTCTGCCTGCAGATGTCTATGGCACAGCACGCTTGCCTCTGGATCTCTCTATGCTGGATTTTGTTTTAACGGTGGTTGGAACCAGCGTGATTGTAGCACTCTCTTCGTATTATCCTGCCTATAAAGCGACGCAAATTAACGTTTTAGATACCCTTCGAAATGAGTAG